From Campylobacter upsaliensis, the proteins below share one genomic window:
- a CDS encoding ABC transporter substrate-binding protein — MRKIFKVALFLMLITSFSFSKELIVKDVLDREVKLNLPLKRIALGFYYTDFLAVGGTKSLDKVVGFSKAVWTDWTPASWEVYKKALPKLDTLADFGEVEVGTFSVEKVLSLKPDLLILAAWQYQVLEFDLEPIMEANIPIIVLDYNKEKVELHAKSTELLGVITGEEKRAEELVKFYKNTANEVANRIEKAQLPKPKIYIEFGNKGPNETGFTYGKDMWGSLIDLAGGDNIAAPFVKQWAPINPEQVIVSKPDVIMIAGRETELKKNKEAMVMGFNIEEKEALRRLEAYKNRPGWSALPAIKDNRLYGLYMGASRTLADAAMIQYIAKALYPSLFEDIDPIQTYINFHKNYLPVIPEGTFGVQAK, encoded by the coding sequence ATGCGAAAAATTTTCAAAGTTGCATTATTTTTAATGCTCATTACTTCTTTTAGCTTTTCTAAAGAACTTATTGTCAAAGATGTTTTAGATAGAGAAGTTAAGCTTAACTTACCTCTTAAACGCATAGCTTTAGGCTTTTACTATACAGATTTTTTAGCCGTTGGAGGGACAAAGTCTTTAGATAAAGTTGTCGGTTTTTCTAAAGCAGTATGGACGGATTGGACGCCTGCTAGTTGGGAAGTTTATAAAAAAGCTTTACCGAAATTAGACACGCTTGCTGATTTTGGAGAGGTTGAAGTAGGGACCTTTTCTGTGGAAAAAGTTCTTTCTTTAAAGCCTGATTTGCTTATCTTAGCGGCGTGGCAATATCAAGTTTTAGAATTTGACTTAGAACCTATTATGGAAGCGAATATTCCTATCATCGTGTTAGATTATAATAAGGAAAAAGTCGAACTTCACGCTAAAAGCACAGAGCTTTTAGGAGTGATTACAGGGGAAGAAAAAAGAGCTGAAGAACTTGTGAAATTTTACAAAAATACCGCAAATGAAGTTGCTAACAGGATAGAAAAGGCTCAACTTCCTAAACCTAAAATTTACATAGAATTTGGCAATAAAGGTCCAAATGAAACGGGCTTTACTTACGGAAAAGATATGTGGGGAAGCCTCATTGATTTAGCAGGCGGTGATAATATCGCGGCTCCTTTTGTCAAACAATGGGCGCCTATTAATCCTGAGCAAGTGATCGTTTCTAAGCCTGATGTGATTATGATAGCAGGAAGAGAAACAGAGCTTAAGAAAAATAAAGAAGCGATGGTAATGGGCTTTAATATCGAAGAAAAAGAAGCTTTGAGAAGATTAGAAGCGTATAAAAATAGACCGGGTTGGAGTGCATTACCTGCCATAAAGGACAATAGACTTTACGGACTTTATATGGGTGCTTCAAGGACTTTAGCCGATGCTGCAATGATCCAATACATCGCCAAAGCTTTGTATCCAAGCTTGTTTGAGGATATTGACCCGATTCAAACCTATATCAATTTTCACAAAAAC